A single genomic interval of Nocardioides nitrophenolicus harbors:
- a CDS encoding branched-chain amino acid ABC transporter permease: MFVQVLNGLAFGVLLLVLSSGLALIFGLRGVVNFAHGAIYMLAAYVGLSVSDRTSFWFALLTVPVLLAGAGLLVDRYGLRFLVGRSPLDMVLLTFGITFVVADVVQTFWGTQARTIDPPAVLAGSTDLGFATYPTYRLFVIVMGLLVCAGLMAWLRFSRTGLFVRAAGDDRVTSGAMGINVDRVSATVVALGFGLAGLAGVLAGPYLTLSPAMGTEILITTFIVVVVGGLGSIGGPMVAALLIGLANSLATVQAPTLAAYVPYLLMLVVLLLRPQGIAGRRTAL, translated from the coding sequence ATGTTCGTCCAGGTGCTGAACGGTCTCGCGTTCGGCGTCCTTCTCCTCGTCCTCTCCTCGGGACTGGCGTTGATCTTCGGGCTCCGCGGCGTCGTCAACTTCGCCCACGGCGCGATCTACATGCTGGCGGCGTACGTCGGCCTGTCGGTGTCCGACCGGACGTCCTTCTGGTTCGCGCTGCTCACGGTGCCGGTGCTGCTCGCCGGCGCCGGCCTGCTGGTGGACCGCTACGGCCTGCGCTTCCTGGTCGGTCGCAGCCCGCTCGACATGGTGCTGCTGACCTTCGGCATCACCTTCGTGGTGGCCGACGTCGTGCAGACCTTCTGGGGCACCCAGGCCCGGACCATCGATCCGCCGGCCGTGCTGGCGGGCAGCACCGACCTCGGGTTCGCGACCTACCCGACGTACCGGCTGTTCGTGATCGTGATGGGTCTCCTGGTGTGCGCCGGGCTGATGGCCTGGCTGCGGTTCTCGCGGACCGGCCTGTTCGTGCGGGCAGCCGGTGACGACCGGGTCACCTCCGGTGCGATGGGCATCAACGTGGACCGGGTCAGTGCGACGGTCGTGGCGCTCGGCTTCGGCCTGGCCGGCCTGGCGGGGGTGCTCGCGGGTCCGTACCTGACCCTGTCACCCGCCATGGGCACCGAGATCCTGATCACCACCTTCATCGTGGTCGTGGTCGGCGGCCTCGGCAGCATCGGCGGACCGATGGTCGCGGCGCTGCTGATCGGCCTCGCGAACTCGCTCGCCACGGTGCAGGCCCCCACGCTGGCGGCCTACGTGCCCTACCTGCTGATGCTGGTGGTCCTCCTCCTGCGCCCGCAGGGCATCGCCGGAAGGAGGACGGCGCTGTGA
- a CDS encoding phosphotransferase family protein yields the protein MSDWDWSPEERHRLAAFLERHDITAGEVLTKPIGDGHSNLTFLVSDAEGRQAVVRRPPPPPTPPGAHDMLREARLIGALGSTDVPVARLLATAEAGEVIDVHFYVMSFAAGPVVTTATPAPLDTPAARRAVGETLVDTLADLHAVDWAGAGLGDLGRPEGFNARHRARMARLVADENGEPPPHFAAVDAWLQEHVPAESGATIVHNDYRIGNVVLSAERPGAIAAVLDWELATLGDPLFDLGYFLASVPDAPPYNPTQRLGLAMLEDGYPGRDQLAARYAERTGADLGNLAWYTTLALWKLAVLYEYGHRRAVRGVGDPYYADQRLVQSFLEDAHRSAGLPPPPPAPES from the coding sequence ATGAGTGACTGGGACTGGAGCCCCGAGGAGCGGCACCGGCTGGCGGCCTTCCTGGAGCGGCACGACATCACCGCGGGGGAGGTGCTCACGAAGCCGATCGGCGACGGGCACTCCAACCTGACCTTCCTGGTGAGCGACGCGGAGGGCCGCCAGGCGGTCGTCCGCCGGCCGCCCCCGCCGCCGACGCCGCCGGGCGCCCACGACATGCTGCGCGAGGCCCGGCTGATCGGTGCGCTGGGCAGCACCGACGTGCCGGTCGCCCGCCTGCTCGCCACCGCGGAGGCCGGCGAGGTGATCGACGTCCACTTCTACGTGATGAGCTTCGCCGCGGGCCCGGTGGTCACGACGGCGACCCCCGCTCCGCTGGACACCCCGGCCGCCCGGCGGGCTGTCGGCGAGACCCTGGTCGACACCCTCGCCGACCTGCACGCCGTCGACTGGGCCGGCGCCGGGCTCGGCGATCTCGGCCGCCCCGAGGGGTTCAACGCCCGCCACCGCGCGCGGATGGCGCGCCTGGTCGCCGACGAGAACGGCGAGCCGCCGCCGCACTTCGCGGCGGTCGACGCCTGGCTGCAGGAGCACGTGCCGGCGGAGTCCGGGGCGACCATCGTGCACAACGACTACCGGATCGGGAATGTCGTGCTGTCCGCCGAGCGCCCCGGCGCGATCGCCGCGGTGCTCGACTGGGAGCTGGCCACCCTCGGCGACCCGCTGTTCGACCTCGGCTACTTCCTGGCCTCGGTGCCGGACGCGCCGCCGTACAACCCGACGCAGCGGCTCGGCCTGGCCATGCTCGAGGACGGCTATCCCGGACGCGACCAGCTCGCGGCGCGGTACGCCGAGCGGACCGGCGCCGATCTCGGCAACCTCGCCTGGTACACCACGCTCGCGCTGTGGAAGCTCGCCGTGCTCTACGAGTACGGCCACCGGCGTGCCGTGCGTGGCGTCGGCGACCCCTACTACGCCGACCAGCGGCTGGTGCAGTCCTTCCTGGAGGACGCGCACCGATCGGCCGGCCTGCCACCGCCCCCTCCCGCCCCCGAGTCCTGA
- a CDS encoding enoyl-CoA hydratase/isomerase family protein, with the protein MTVTDERPAVEIDFPELQELTFEVLPGDIGVLRINRPDRMNSQTIRMFSEYGEAALALRDVPLRALIVTGAGTRAFCAGFDLDEIHEITEMGVREFLKFQETATGGIQGIHFLPFPVIAAVHGPATGGGLALALAADIRLCDPAAKFSAAFVKVGLSVGELGTSYHLTRLVGPAKAAEIGYTARIVGAEEAERIGLVNRVVPTDELFAAAVELAQEISRNSPAGVRMSKRAIQRNLEITSYAAALELENRGQALMTRTDDMPEALAAFKEKRAPRFTGE; encoded by the coding sequence ATGACCGTGACCGACGAGAGGCCCGCCGTGGAGATCGACTTCCCCGAGCTCCAGGAGCTCACCTTCGAGGTGCTGCCCGGCGACATCGGGGTGCTGCGGATCAACCGGCCGGACCGGATGAACAGCCAGACCATCCGGATGTTCAGCGAGTACGGCGAGGCCGCCCTCGCGCTGCGTGACGTGCCGCTGCGCGCGCTGATCGTCACCGGTGCGGGCACGCGGGCGTTCTGCGCCGGCTTCGACCTCGACGAGATCCACGAGATCACCGAGATGGGCGTGCGCGAGTTCCTCAAGTTCCAGGAGACCGCGACCGGCGGCATCCAGGGGATCCACTTCCTGCCGTTCCCGGTGATCGCCGCGGTCCACGGACCCGCGACCGGCGGTGGGCTGGCCCTCGCGCTGGCCGCCGACATCCGGCTGTGCGACCCGGCCGCCAAGTTCAGCGCCGCCTTCGTCAAGGTCGGCCTCTCCGTCGGCGAGCTCGGCACGTCGTACCACCTGACCCGGCTGGTCGGGCCCGCGAAGGCCGCCGAGATCGGCTACACCGCGCGGATCGTGGGGGCCGAGGAGGCCGAGCGGATCGGCCTGGTCAACCGGGTGGTGCCGACCGACGAGCTGTTCGCCGCCGCCGTCGAGCTGGCCCAGGAGATCTCGCGGAACTCTCCCGCCGGGGTGCGGATGTCGAAGCGGGCGATCCAGCGCAACCTGGAGATCACGTCGTACGCCGCGGCGCTCGAGCTGGAGAACCGCGGCCAGGCGCTGATGACCCGGACCGACGACATGCCCGAGGCGCTGGCCGCGTTCAAGGAGAAGCGCGCCCCGCGCTTCACCGGCGAGTGA
- a CDS encoding alpha/beta fold hydrolase has translation MPTTASFTSPTDGTAIATCGWGEEIASPRGVVQIAHGIAEHGRRYDRLARALVAAGYVVHAVDHRGHGDSVASPDELGHFDFTALVADVADYGAALRAEHPDLPLFLVAHSMGSFAAQTVILDHSAQYAGVVLSGSTALDVLAAELAQAEGPVGLEAFNAGFEHRTGYEWLSRDEAEVDAYVADPRSGFDLPDDAVPQLFAGAARLADPTALAGIRSDLPLLVVSGDGDPVSGAGQLVQLLGQRYRDAGLTDVTVTLYPEARHEIFNETNRDQITADLVAWLHARSA, from the coding sequence ATGCCCACCACCGCCAGCTTCACCTCGCCGACCGACGGCACCGCGATCGCGACCTGCGGCTGGGGCGAGGAGATCGCCTCGCCCCGGGGCGTGGTCCAGATCGCCCACGGCATCGCCGAGCACGGCCGGCGCTACGATCGGCTCGCACGGGCGCTGGTCGCCGCCGGGTACGTCGTGCACGCGGTCGACCACCGCGGCCACGGCGACTCGGTCGCCTCACCCGACGAGCTCGGGCACTTCGACTTCACCGCGCTGGTCGCCGACGTCGCCGACTACGGCGCCGCGCTGCGCGCCGAGCACCCGGACCTGCCGCTCTTCCTCGTGGCGCACTCGATGGGGTCCTTCGCCGCGCAGACGGTGATCCTGGACCACTCGGCGCAGTACGCCGGCGTGGTGCTCTCCGGGTCCACCGCGCTCGACGTACTCGCCGCCGAGCTGGCGCAGGCGGAGGGCCCGGTCGGGCTGGAGGCGTTCAACGCCGGGTTCGAGCACCGCACCGGCTACGAGTGGCTCTCGCGCGACGAGGCCGAGGTGGACGCCTACGTCGCCGACCCGCGCAGCGGCTTCGACCTGCCCGACGACGCGGTGCCGCAGCTGTTCGCCGGGGCGGCCCGCCTGGCCGATCCCACGGCTCTCGCCGGCATCCGGAGCGACCTCCCGCTCCTCGTCGTCTCGGGCGACGGGGACCCCGTCTCCGGCGCCGGCCAGCTGGTGCAGCTGCTCGGCCAGCGCTACCGCGACGCGGGGCTCACCGACGTGACGGTCACGCTCTACCCCGAGGCGCGGCACGAGATCTTCAACGAGACCAACCGCGACCAGATCACCGCGGACCTGGTCGCCTGGCTGCACGCGCGCTCCGCCTAG
- a CDS encoding AMP-binding protein has protein sequence MPEPRRLRLRTPSDVAAVEAEGGAGLLPATTILDCLRHVAREHPEKAAIIQVEEPDLLTPERVLDYRTLVGDIEASANLFRHLAGAAPAVVGVMLPMVPEGLSALWGAQTAGIGVPLNPFLDLAPVAAILARTRATTLVTTRDVLDAKGGVGALRELVPSLVEVLYVDDADPALDLATRAGAHRGGLAFEPDPDPGRDSLVMPTGGTTGAPKLVRMSQAGQLRVGWNVGALMGNEPDGVTAHGMPNFHCGGTISLGLRTVLFGGTLLTLTRVGFRSRQVVEAFWDIARRYGVTSLLATPTTALALLHGAGNAAGCVIRDFHCGGSAVPMELVRGFHERFGIWLRENWGMTELHGTTTGHFDGTREPLVGSVGRPLPFVRVKAVELDAEGRWLRDCAVGERGVLLTGTPTACAGYLDGSLDRELFPTGVPGELPAGARWVDTGDLGMVDETGHVWVFGRAKDLIIRGGHNIDPKEIEDALIAHPSVQLAAAVGRPDLAKGELPVAYVQARAGVVPDPVELLAHCREHVHERAAVPVEVIVVDEMPLTPVGKIAKPVLRADAVTRVVGDIARSHDATATVRLDQSGPRLGVDVTVTVPGVEEELRRAVAGFEFATRVLLADAGAR, from the coding sequence TTGCCTGAGCCGCGCCGGCTGCGGCTGCGCACGCCGAGCGACGTCGCCGCGGTCGAGGCCGAGGGCGGCGCCGGGCTGCTGCCCGCCACGACGATCCTCGACTGCCTGCGGCACGTCGCCCGGGAGCACCCCGAGAAGGCCGCGATCATCCAGGTCGAGGAGCCCGATCTCCTCACCCCCGAGCGGGTCCTCGACTACCGCACCCTGGTCGGCGACATCGAGGCGAGCGCCAATCTGTTCCGCCACCTGGCCGGCGCGGCGCCGGCGGTCGTCGGGGTGATGCTGCCGATGGTGCCCGAGGGACTCAGTGCGCTGTGGGGTGCGCAGACCGCCGGGATCGGCGTACCCCTCAACCCCTTCCTGGACCTCGCGCCGGTCGCGGCGATCCTGGCTCGCACCCGCGCGACCACGCTGGTCACGACTCGCGACGTCCTCGACGCCAAGGGCGGTGTCGGCGCGCTGCGGGAGCTGGTGCCGAGCCTGGTCGAGGTGCTGTACGTCGACGACGCCGACCCGGCCCTGGACCTCGCCACGCGCGCCGGCGCGCACCGGGGCGGCCTGGCGTTCGAGCCCGACCCGGACCCGGGGCGCGACTCCCTGGTCATGCCGACCGGTGGGACGACCGGCGCGCCCAAGCTGGTCCGGATGTCCCAGGCCGGGCAGCTCCGGGTCGGCTGGAACGTCGGCGCGCTGATGGGCAACGAGCCCGACGGCGTCACCGCGCACGGCATGCCCAACTTCCACTGCGGCGGCACCATCTCGCTGGGCCTGCGCACCGTCCTGTTCGGCGGCACCCTGCTGACCCTCACCCGGGTGGGCTTCCGCTCGCGGCAGGTGGTCGAGGCGTTCTGGGACATCGCCCGGCGCTACGGGGTGACCTCGCTGCTCGCTACGCCCACCACCGCGCTGGCGCTCCTGCACGGCGCAGGCAATGCCGCGGGCTGCGTCATCCGCGACTTCCACTGCGGAGGCAGCGCGGTGCCCATGGAGCTGGTCCGGGGCTTCCACGAGCGCTTCGGGATCTGGCTGCGCGAGAACTGGGGGATGACCGAGCTGCACGGCACCACCACCGGGCACTTCGACGGCACCCGCGAGCCACTCGTCGGCTCCGTCGGGCGCCCGCTGCCCTTCGTCCGGGTGAAGGCGGTCGAGCTCGACGCCGAGGGCCGGTGGCTGCGGGACTGCGCGGTCGGCGAGCGCGGCGTGCTGCTCACCGGGACCCCCACGGCGTGCGCGGGCTACCTGGACGGCTCGCTCGACCGGGAGCTGTTCCCGACCGGCGTCCCCGGCGAGCTGCCCGCCGGCGCCCGCTGGGTCGACACGGGCGACCTCGGGATGGTGGACGAGACCGGCCATGTGTGGGTGTTCGGCCGGGCCAAGGACCTGATCATCCGCGGCGGGCACAACATCGACCCGAAGGAGATCGAGGACGCACTGATCGCGCATCCCTCGGTCCAGCTCGCCGCCGCGGTGGGGCGGCCCGACCTCGCCAAGGGCGAGCTCCCGGTCGCCTACGTCCAGGCGCGCGCGGGCGTCGTGCCCGATCCTGTGGAGCTGCTGGCGCACTGCCGTGAGCACGTCCACGAGCGCGCCGCCGTCCCGGTGGAGGTGATCGTCGTCGACGAGATGCCGCTGACCCCGGTGGGCAAGATCGCGAAGCCGGTGCTGCGCGCCGACGCGGTCACCCGGGTCGTCGGCGACATCGCCCGGTCCCACGACGCGACGGCGACGGTGCGCCTCGACCAGTCCGGGCCGCGGCTCGGCGTCGACGTGACCGTCACCGTGCCGGGCGTCGAGGAGGAGCTGCGGCGCGCGGTCGCGGGCTTCGAGTTCGCCACCCGGGTGCTGCTCGCCGACGCGGGAGCCCGCTAG
- a CDS encoding acyl-CoA thioesterase: protein MATDARVADGGPGPALHTTTFRLSYADTDPAGILYYAAWFPWMERMQSEWFWLNGLRQDELKERHGFWTVTAHTACDYLEAVGLFDEIRIELRLGSVGRRSFEMLHRMVRTSDGKVVARARIRIVAVSPEQTSVGIPDLLRQHLDAWAQGARSLTPIEATEATA, encoded by the coding sequence ATGGCGACCGACGCGCGCGTCGCGGACGGCGGGCCGGGCCCGGCGCTCCACACGACGACCTTCCGACTGAGCTACGCCGACACGGATCCGGCCGGGATCCTCTACTACGCCGCCTGGTTCCCCTGGATGGAGCGGATGCAGAGCGAGTGGTTCTGGCTCAACGGCCTGCGCCAGGACGAGCTCAAGGAGCGCCACGGCTTCTGGACCGTGACCGCGCACACCGCGTGCGACTACCTCGAGGCGGTCGGCCTGTTCGACGAGATCCGGATCGAGCTGCGGCTCGGGAGCGTCGGGCGCCGGTCGTTCGAGATGCTCCACCGGATGGTCCGCACCTCCGACGGCAAGGTGGTCGCGCGAGCCCGGATCCGGATCGTCGCGGTCTCCCCCGAACAGACGTCGGTCGGCATCCCCGACCTGCTCCGCCAGCACCTCGACGCCTGGGCGCAGGGCGCGCGATCTCTTACCCCCATCGAAGCCACGGAGGCCACCGCATGA
- a CDS encoding SDR family NAD(P)-dependent oxidoreductase produces the protein MTYGTTLVTGATGGIGAEICRRLAKDGAELLLLHRRTAPDALVAELGDSIRGTRAADLTDAAAVAAAVGELEAEHGQVRTVVHAAGPHVPMVHLSKVTPEQFANQVDQDAVAFFNLAHAVLRSLRATQGTLTAVTTAATVRYPVRDGLSSSPKAAVEALARALAAEEGRFGVRVNCVGPGMLTDGMSERLIATGDLDDRALDVARANIPLRRFGSAVDVAEAVAFLASERAGFITGQKLDIDGGYGV, from the coding sequence ATGACCTACGGAACCACCCTCGTCACCGGCGCGACCGGCGGCATCGGCGCGGAGATCTGCCGCCGCCTCGCCAAGGACGGCGCCGAGCTGCTGCTCCTGCACCGACGCACGGCGCCCGACGCTCTCGTCGCCGAGCTCGGCGACAGCATCCGCGGCACCCGCGCAGCCGACCTGACCGACGCGGCCGCCGTGGCGGCGGCCGTCGGGGAGCTCGAGGCCGAGCACGGCCAGGTCCGCACGGTCGTCCACGCCGCCGGTCCGCACGTGCCGATGGTCCACCTGTCGAAGGTGACGCCCGAGCAGTTCGCGAACCAGGTCGACCAGGACGCCGTCGCGTTCTTCAACCTGGCCCACGCCGTGCTGCGGTCGTTGCGTGCGACGCAGGGCACGCTGACCGCGGTCACGACCGCGGCCACGGTGCGCTACCCCGTCCGCGACGGCCTGTCCTCCAGCCCGAAGGCGGCGGTCGAGGCACTGGCGCGGGCGCTGGCCGCGGAGGAGGGACGGTTCGGCGTGCGCGTCAACTGCGTCGGACCCGGCATGCTCACCGACGGCATGTCGGAGCGGCTGATCGCGACGGGCGACCTCGACGACCGCGCGCTCGACGTGGCCCGGGCCAACATCCCGCTGCGCCGGTTCGGCAGCGCGGTCGACGTCGCCGAGGCGGTCGCCTTCCTGGCCAGTGAGCGGGCCGGCTTCATCACCGGCCAGAAGCTCGACATCGACGGCGGCTACGGAGTCTGA
- a CDS encoding DUF7064 domain-containing protein — protein sequence MSNRSYEKFHDEIIRPEEAAGLPERFFDRFVFNVHRTDATTPSILFGLGLHPVRDTVDGFTILSTATEQRNVRYSTELSATAPGTCGPFSYAVLEPNQTWRVALGENPTGLTFDLVWEARTPAWWGDIDVTNSTGETTSFAHLFQSGWVSGTLAIDGEEQKVERWYSQRDRSRGVRTMAGGQGLHIWYQAQFEDRSVGFLLVESRDGGRILLEGAVMHTDGTLDEIIDVRHALVFDDQLDLRSGRVQVTTASGAVYPIDTDATAGGGYMAGGGYGGHHGKALGRDHVESDVYPLDGSVTQRTLDSSLTDRLCAFDWEGRPGSGIFEFALTRSSSYAYRPTLG from the coding sequence ATGAGCAACCGCTCCTACGAGAAGTTCCACGACGAGATCATCCGGCCCGAGGAGGCCGCGGGCCTGCCCGAGCGCTTCTTCGACAGGTTCGTCTTCAACGTGCACCGCACCGACGCGACCACACCCTCGATCCTGTTCGGCCTCGGCCTGCACCCGGTGCGCGACACGGTCGACGGCTTCACGATCCTGTCCACGGCGACCGAGCAGCGCAACGTCCGCTATTCCACGGAGCTCTCGGCCACCGCGCCCGGCACCTGCGGCCCGTTCAGCTACGCCGTCCTCGAGCCCAACCAGACCTGGCGGGTCGCGCTCGGCGAGAACCCGACGGGACTGACCTTCGACCTGGTGTGGGAGGCCCGCACTCCCGCCTGGTGGGGCGACATCGACGTCACCAACAGCACGGGCGAGACCACGTCCTTCGCCCACCTCTTCCAGTCCGGCTGGGTGTCGGGCACGCTCGCCATCGACGGCGAGGAGCAGAAGGTCGAGCGCTGGTACAGCCAGCGCGACCGCTCGCGCGGCGTGCGCACCATGGCCGGCGGCCAGGGCCTGCACATCTGGTACCAGGCGCAGTTCGAGGACCGCTCGGTCGGCTTCCTGCTCGTCGAGTCCCGCGACGGCGGCCGGATCCTGCTCGAGGGTGCGGTGATGCACACCGACGGCACCCTCGACGAGATCATCGACGTCCGCCATGCCCTGGTCTTCGACGACCAGCTCGACCTGCGCTCCGGCCGGGTGCAGGTGACCACGGCGTCAGGCGCGGTCTACCCGATCGACACCGACGCGACCGCCGGTGGCGGCTACATGGCCGGCGGCGGGTACGGCGGCCACCACGGCAAGGCGCTGGGTCGCGACCACGTCGAGAGCGACGTCTATCCGCTCGACGGGTCGGTCACCCAGCGCACCCTCGACTCCTCGCTGACCGACCGGCTCTGTGCGTTCGACTGGGAGGGGCGGCCGGGCTCGGGGATCTTCGAGTTCGCGCTCACCCGGTCGTCGTCGTACGCCTACCGGCCGACGCTGGGCTGA
- a CDS encoding enoyl-CoA hydratase/isomerase family protein, whose amino-acid sequence MKSLDRSYRTLSLEQVAPGTVVLTLDRPDRSNAMTNEMFVELERAALDLDQEDELRVIVLTGAGAAFCAGYDLADADGLADLGAIAMLNQQERAARALVAVRSVRVPVIAAVNGAAAGGGLALALQADIRLAAPEAKFNAAFVRIGLTAGDLGTSWLLTRLVGPAVASEIAFTGRMVHAEEAERIGLVNSISAPGALLADALALAERIVENSPGGVQLSKRALHANLEIGSYAAAIELENRGQALLTRSSDMPEALAAFKEKRRPVFKGE is encoded by the coding sequence ATGAAGAGCCTCGACCGCAGCTACCGGACGCTGAGCCTCGAGCAGGTGGCGCCGGGGACCGTCGTCCTCACCCTCGACCGACCCGACCGCTCCAACGCGATGACGAACGAGATGTTCGTCGAGCTCGAGCGGGCGGCGCTGGACCTCGACCAGGAGGACGAGCTCCGCGTCATCGTGCTGACCGGAGCGGGCGCGGCCTTCTGCGCCGGCTACGACCTGGCCGACGCCGACGGGCTCGCCGACCTGGGCGCGATCGCGATGCTCAACCAGCAGGAGCGGGCGGCCCGGGCGCTGGTCGCCGTCCGCTCGGTGCGGGTCCCCGTCATCGCGGCGGTCAACGGTGCGGCCGCCGGTGGCGGGCTGGCGCTGGCGCTGCAGGCCGACATCCGGCTCGCGGCGCCGGAGGCCAAGTTCAACGCGGCGTTCGTGCGGATCGGGCTCACGGCCGGCGATCTCGGCACCTCTTGGCTGCTGACCCGGCTGGTCGGGCCGGCCGTCGCGAGCGAGATCGCCTTCACCGGACGGATGGTGCATGCCGAGGAAGCCGAGCGGATCGGGCTGGTCAACAGCATCAGCGCGCCCGGTGCGCTGCTGGCCGACGCCCTGGCCCTGGCCGAGCGGATCGTCGAGAACAGCCCGGGTGGCGTCCAGCTCTCGAAGCGCGCCCTGCACGCCAACCTGGAGATCGGCTCGTACGCCGCGGCGATCGAGCTGGAGAACCGGGGGCAGGCGCTGCTCACCCGGAGCAGCGACATGCCGGAGGCCCTCGCGGCCTTCAAGGAGAAGCGCCGTCCCGTGTTCAAGGGGGAGTGA
- a CDS encoding SDR family NAD(P)-dependent oxidoreductase, with the protein MAAEPGQPTGEFGGQRVVVAGGTSGVGLATAIAYALAGCTDLVLVGRDELRGKQAVETVMECAPAARVEFVSADLNTAEGALAAAASAHRTLGGIDVLVCSTVAPYQPTLLHDIAIEQLRDVLVEQALGPLLMTRAVLPFMREAGAGAIVTIASDAAKVPTPGETGIGAAMAAIVTFSQTLAVEAKRDGIRVNVLTPSLIVNTASYDRAMAQEFSKRIFDKIVRQAALGLTEPEDLAEAALFLTSPRSRRITGQVLSVNGGISVA; encoded by the coding sequence ATGGCGGCGGAGCCAGGTCAGCCGACGGGCGAGTTCGGCGGTCAGCGGGTGGTCGTCGCCGGAGGTACGTCGGGCGTCGGCCTGGCGACGGCGATCGCCTACGCCCTCGCGGGCTGCACCGACCTGGTGCTGGTCGGCCGGGACGAGCTGCGCGGCAAGCAGGCCGTCGAGACCGTCATGGAGTGCGCGCCGGCCGCCCGGGTCGAGTTCGTCTCCGCGGACCTCAACACCGCCGAGGGCGCGCTCGCAGCAGCGGCGAGCGCCCACCGGACGCTCGGTGGCATCGACGTGCTGGTCTGCTCCACGGTCGCGCCCTACCAGCCGACCCTGCTGCACGACATCGCGATCGAGCAGCTGCGCGACGTGCTGGTCGAGCAGGCGCTCGGACCGCTGCTGATGACCCGGGCCGTGCTGCCGTTCATGCGCGAGGCCGGAGCCGGCGCCATCGTCACCATCGCCAGCGACGCCGCGAAGGTGCCGACGCCGGGAGAGACCGGCATCGGCGCCGCGATGGCCGCGATCGTGACGTTCTCGCAGACCCTCGCGGTGGAGGCCAAGCGCGACGGCATCCGGGTCAACGTGCTGACGCCGTCGCTGATCGTCAACACCGCGTCGTACGACCGGGCGATGGCGCAGGAGTTCAGCAAGCGGATCTTCGACAAGATCGTCCGGCAGGCCGCCCTCGGCCTCACCGAGCCCGAGGACCTGGCCGAGGCCGCGCTCTTCCTCACCTCGCCGCGGTCGCGGCGGATCACCGGCCAGGTGCTCAGCGTCAACGGAGGGATCTCCGTTGCCTGA
- a CDS encoding CaiB/BaiF CoA transferase family protein: MASTTTERALTGPLVGLRVVEIGSIGPGPFCAMLLADLGADVVRVDRTSGAALVGPNADFRTEVMHRGRRSVAVDLKHPRGREVVLDLVAGADILVEGFRPGVTERLGIGPEECAAVNPRLVYGRMTGYGQDGPLAQAVGHDINYVAQSGLLALVGRHGQPPTPPLSLAGDFGGGGLMLALGLLAAVWEAQRSGRGQVVDAAMVDGSALLAAAFHGFVSNGTWDTERGTNIVDSGAPFYDAYETADGKWLAVGGMEAHFYADLLDILDLDPATLPDQNDRAQWPRMKQVFADAVRARTREEWVTRAAGRGCVSPVLEVEEAWVDPHNVARGTFVEVAGVVQPSPQPRFSQTPARIDGPPPAPGEHTREALAAWGIATDRIDAWEAAGAIAQTTSDNPQKGSRAR, translated from the coding sequence ATGGCGTCGACGACGACCGAGCGCGCGCTGACCGGCCCGCTGGTGGGCCTCAGGGTGGTCGAGATCGGGAGCATCGGTCCTGGCCCGTTCTGCGCGATGCTGCTGGCGGACCTGGGCGCGGACGTGGTGCGGGTCGACCGGACCAGCGGCGCCGCACTGGTGGGCCCGAACGCCGACTTCCGGACCGAGGTGATGCACCGCGGCCGGCGTTCGGTCGCGGTCGACCTCAAGCATCCGCGCGGCCGCGAGGTGGTGCTGGACCTGGTCGCCGGCGCCGACATCCTGGTCGAGGGCTTCCGGCCGGGCGTCACCGAGCGGCTCGGGATCGGGCCGGAGGAGTGCGCGGCCGTGAACCCGCGGCTGGTCTACGGCCGGATGACCGGCTACGGACAGGACGGCCCGCTCGCGCAGGCCGTCGGTCACGACATCAACTACGTCGCCCAGAGCGGACTGCTGGCCCTGGTGGGCCGCCACGGTCAGCCGCCGACGCCGCCGCTGAGCCTCGCTGGAGACTTCGGCGGAGGCGGGCTGATGCTCGCGCTCGGGCTCCTCGCCGCGGTCTGGGAGGCCCAGCGCTCCGGCCGGGGCCAGGTCGTCGACGCCGCCATGGTCGACGGCTCGGCGCTGCTGGCGGCCGCCTTCCACGGGTTCGTGAGCAATGGCACCTGGGACACCGAGCGCGGCACCAACATCGTCGACTCCGGCGCGCCGTTCTACGACGCCTACGAGACCGCCGACGGCAAGTGGCTCGCGGTCGGCGGGATGGAGGCGCACTTCTATGCCGACCTGCTCGACATCCTCGACCTCGACCCGGCGACGCTGCCGGACCAGAACGACCGCGCGCAGTGGCCGCGGATGAAGCAGGTGTTCGCCGACGCCGTCCGCGCCCGGACCCGCGAGGAGTGGGTGACCCGGGCCGCGGGGCGTGGCTGCGTCTCGCCGGTGCTCGAGGTCGAGGAGGCGTGGGTGGATCCGCACAATGTCGCCCGCGGCACCTTCGTCGAGGTCGCCGGCGTCGTGCAGCCCTCCCCCCAGCCGCGGTTCAGCCAGACCCCGGCGCGGATCGACGGCCCACCGCCCGCTCCCGGCGAGCACACCCGGGAGGCGCTCGCCGCCTGGGGGATCGCCACCGACCGCATCGACGCATGGGAGGCAGCGGGCGCGATCGCCCAGACCACCTCCGACAACCCACAGAAAGGCAGCCGGGCACGATGA